The Streptomyces nitrosporeus genome includes a window with the following:
- a CDS encoding pyridoxal phosphate-dependent aminotransferase yields MPEPTPVPMSATLAADEALARRRRAGERVLSMASGEIGLPVLPALEDRLAAAAGENAYGPVAGSPALRSAAAGYWERRGLAVDPGLVVAGPGSKPLLFALLLAIGGDVIVPVPGWVSYAAQARLAGARSVHVPVLPGQGGVPDPDRLREAVAGARRAGQSPRAVVVTVPDNPTGTIAPATTVRRLARAARELDLVVVSDEIYRDLVHDGSGPAVSPALYAPERTVVTTGLTKSLALGGWRTGVARLPDSGLGRALHTRLTAVASQIWSSPPAPVQTAAAYAFGEPPEVTERIAASRRLHRTVVRAVAARFTAVGATLAPAAAACYLYPDFEPLREHLAEAHGVHGGDGLAALLSERYGVGVLPATAFGEPGRPLRVRAATSRFYGETAEQRTAALEAVAPGTAGPADPLALPWIRESVDRIGEVLADLAGPPVPAPAPRI; encoded by the coding sequence ATGCCCGAACCCACACCGGTCCCCATGTCGGCGACCCTCGCCGCCGACGAGGCCCTGGCCCGGCGGCGCCGGGCCGGGGAGCGGGTCCTGTCGATGGCGAGCGGGGAGATCGGCCTGCCCGTCCTCCCCGCCCTCGAGGACCGGCTCGCGGCGGCGGCCGGCGAGAACGCGTACGGCCCCGTCGCCGGAAGCCCCGCCCTGCGCTCCGCCGCCGCCGGGTACTGGGAGCGGCGCGGCCTGGCCGTCGACCCGGGGCTCGTCGTGGCGGGCCCCGGCAGCAAGCCGCTGCTGTTCGCCCTGCTCCTGGCCATCGGCGGGGACGTGATCGTGCCGGTGCCGGGCTGGGTGAGCTACGCGGCCCAGGCCCGGCTGGCCGGGGCGCGCTCCGTCCACGTACCGGTCCTGCCGGGGCAGGGCGGGGTGCCCGACCCTGACCGGCTGCGCGAGGCGGTCGCCGGCGCGCGGAGGGCCGGGCAGTCCCCCCGGGCGGTGGTCGTGACCGTGCCGGACAACCCGACCGGGACGATCGCCCCGGCCACCACCGTACGGCGGCTGGCGCGGGCGGCCCGCGAACTGGACCTTGTCGTCGTCTCCGACGAGATCTACCGCGACCTGGTCCACGACGGTTCCGGGCCGGCCGTCTCCCCGGCCCTGTACGCGCCCGAGCGGACCGTCGTCACCACCGGGCTCACCAAGAGCCTGGCGCTCGGCGGCTGGCGCACGGGGGTGGCCCGGTTGCCCGACAGCGGGCTGGGACGTGCCCTGCACACCCGGCTCACCGCGGTCGCCAGCCAGATCTGGTCCAGCCCGCCCGCCCCGGTGCAGACGGCGGCCGCGTACGCGTTCGGGGAGCCGCCGGAGGTCACCGAACGTATCGCGGCGAGCCGGCGGCTGCACCGGACGGTGGTGCGCGCGGTCGCCGCCCGCTTCACCGCCGTGGGCGCGACACTCGCCCCCGCCGCCGCGGCCTGCTACCTCTACCCGGACTTCGAGCCCCTGCGGGAGCACCTGGCCGAGGCCCACGGCGTGCACGGAGGCGACGGCCTGGCCGCGCTGCTCTCCGAGCGGTACGGGGTCGGCGTCCTGCCCGCCACCGCCTTCGGGGAGCCCGGCCGCCCCCTGCGCGTCCGCGCGGCGACCAGCCGCTTCTACGGCGAGACCGCCGAGCAGCGGACGGCGGCGCTGGAGGCGGTGGCGCCGGGGACAGCGGGACCGGCGGATCCGCTCGCCCTGCCCTGGATAAGGGAGTCCGTCGACCGGATCGGCGAGGTCCTGGCCGACCTGGCGGGGCCGCCGGTCCCCGCTCCCGCCCCGCGTATCTGA
- a CDS encoding fumarylacetoacetate (FAA) hydrolase yields the protein MSHSHLPVLFEARYDGARHVGFGRPGESTRQTLYRVEDGQVAAAFIATDGSEEALRAVLTEGAATVVVTAGDPGLRLLPPLLPQATGNALLSGFMGTHKKKWGGETAPEDGEFTPPKWFFKGFGDWVRLPGEDLNVPARPVALIEEPEVALVYVNDADGTPHYAGYTFGNDLCDIGLHRQDPGYNPYCKLCDTALSPLLFLGPPPRTVTGRVTIVRDGATAWEGPFDCGDDALYYRVHEMADHLLTFPAVRRPGLVNYVLLGADEASFHDGFRIADGDRIAIDVKSHGVAFENQVRYVSTPPAATPAAAPAPVTTA from the coding sequence ATGTCCCACTCCCACCTCCCCGTCCTCTTCGAGGCCCGGTACGACGGCGCACGCCATGTCGGCTTCGGCCGCCCCGGGGAGAGCACGCGGCAGACCCTGTACCGGGTGGAGGACGGCCAGGTCGCCGCCGCCTTCATCGCCACCGACGGCTCGGAGGAGGCCCTGCGGGCCGTTCTCACCGAGGGTGCGGCGACCGTCGTCGTCACGGCCGGGGACCCTGGACTGCGCCTGCTGCCTCCCCTGCTCCCGCAGGCCACCGGCAACGCCCTGCTGAGCGGTTTCATGGGCACGCACAAGAAGAAGTGGGGCGGCGAAACCGCTCCGGAGGACGGGGAGTTCACCCCGCCCAAGTGGTTCTTCAAAGGGTTCGGCGACTGGGTGAGGCTGCCCGGCGAGGATCTGAACGTGCCCGCCCGGCCGGTCGCCCTCATCGAGGAGCCCGAGGTCGCCCTCGTCTACGTCAACGACGCCGACGGCACCCCGCACTACGCCGGCTACACCTTCGGCAACGACCTGTGCGACATCGGTCTGCACCGCCAGGACCCGGGCTACAACCCGTACTGCAAGCTGTGCGACACCGCCCTCTCCCCGTTGCTCTTCCTCGGCCCGCCGCCGCGTACGGTGACCGGCCGGGTCACCATCGTCCGGGACGGTGCGACGGCCTGGGAGGGCCCGTTCGACTGCGGTGACGACGCCCTCTACTACCGGGTGCACGAGATGGCGGACCACCTGCTCACGTTCCCGGCGGTGCGGCGGCCCGGGCTGGTCAACTACGTGCTCCTGGGCGCCGACGAGGCGAGCTTCCACGACGGGTTCCGGATCGCCGACGGCGACCGCATCGCCATCGACGTGAAGAGCCACGGGGTCGCCTTCGAGAACCAGGTGCGGTATGTCTCCACGCCCCCGGCCGCCACCCCGGCCGCCGCTCCCGCGCCTGTCACCACGGCATGA